Proteins encoded within one genomic window of Acidobacteriota bacterium:
- the hemB gene encoding porphobilinogen synthase — MTLAIRPRRLRTSPRLRRMVRETRLEPGQLIYPMFVREGRGVREEIPSMPGQFRYSVDVLVQELERVQELEIAGVMLFGIPDPSEKDALGTPGYAQDGLICRALQAGREKVEDLLLIADVCLCEYTDHGHCGRLLDDPPRVDNDGTLELLSQEALSYARAGAHLVAPSDMMDGRVGAIRKTLDSEGFQETAILSYAAKYASAYYGPFREAAESAPSFGDRKSYQMDPANAREAEREVRLDLEEGADMVMVKPALPYLDIIHRVRRMSEVPVAAYQVSGEYSALCAAFAQGWLNRDQAVRETLLSIRRAGADIILTYFACEVAERIRRGDWTE, encoded by the coding sequence CTATCCCATGTTCGTTCGCGAGGGGCGGGGCGTCCGGGAGGAGATCCCGTCCATGCCGGGCCAGTTCCGGTACTCGGTGGACGTTCTGGTCCAGGAGTTGGAACGGGTCCAGGAGTTGGAGATCGCCGGAGTGATGCTCTTCGGAATCCCGGACCCGTCGGAGAAGGACGCACTGGGAACTCCGGGATACGCCCAGGACGGGCTCATCTGCCGGGCCCTCCAGGCAGGCAGGGAGAAAGTCGAGGACCTGCTGCTGATCGCGGACGTCTGCCTCTGCGAATACACGGACCACGGGCACTGCGGACGCCTGCTGGACGATCCTCCCCGCGTCGACAACGACGGCACGCTCGAACTGCTCTCCCAGGAAGCCCTGTCCTACGCCCGGGCGGGCGCCCACTTGGTGGCCCCGTCGGACATGATGGACGGCAGGGTGGGGGCCATCCGCAAAACTCTCGACTCGGAAGGTTTCCAGGAGACGGCGATCCTCTCGTACGCGGCCAAGTACGCCTCCGCCTACTACGGACCTTTCCGGGAAGCGGCCGAGTCGGCCCCCAGTTTCGGTGACCGGAAGAGCTACCAGATGGACCCGGCCAACGCCCGCGAGGCCGAACGGGAGGTCCGCCTGGATCTGGAGGAAGGGGCCGACATGGTCATGGTGAAACCGGCGCTGCCCTATCTGGACATCATCCACCGGGTCCGCCGAATGTCCGAAGTTCCGGTGGCCGCCTACCAGGTGAGCGGAGAATACAGCGCCCTCTGCGCGGCCTTCGCCCAGGGTTGGCTGAACCGGGACCAGGCCGTGAGGGAAACGTTGCTTTCGATCCGGCGAGCGGGAGCCGACATCATTCTGACCTATTTCGCGTGCGAAGTGGCCGAGAGGATTCGACGCGGCGATTGGACCGAATAG
- the hemL gene encoding glutamate-1-semialdehyde 2,1-aminomutase → MKNRNDSSEAGRLQANAESNALMDRARQVMPGGVNSPVRAFKAVGGSPPFLRSGNGSQVVDMDGNRYVDYLGSWGPLILGHARPEVVQAVTEAAQRGTSYGAPTEGEVLLAEKICGLFPSIEKVRLVNSGTEATMTALRLARAYTGRSLVVKFDGCYHGHSDGLLVQAGSGVLTLGLADSPGVPEGYARETLTVPFNDLDRLEAAFGAYPDRIAAVILEPVPANMGVLLPHEGFLQGVLELGEAHGAVVIFDEVITGFRLALGGAQERFSVTAPMTCLGKVVGGGLPIGAYGGRKDIMEMMAPQGSVYQAGTLSGNPIAVAAGLKTLEILERDRPYEAMEERASELCRGLREAAGRHSIPLQVQRCGSMFTPFHREGPVTGFAEAKTCDLQRFAAFFRGMLDRGVYTAPSQFEANFVSAAHSDADVRKTLEAADEMLGSLANGHFRESDRSG, encoded by the coding sequence TTGAAAAATCGGAACGACTCGTCGGAAGCGGGCAGGCTCCAGGCCAACGCCGAGAGCAATGCCTTGATGGATCGGGCCCGGCAGGTCATGCCGGGCGGCGTCAACAGTCCGGTGCGGGCCTTCAAGGCGGTGGGGGGGAGTCCTCCCTTCCTGCGGTCGGGGAACGGTTCGCAGGTGGTGGACATGGACGGCAACCGCTACGTGGACTACCTGGGCTCCTGGGGTCCGCTGATCCTGGGACATGCCCGGCCCGAAGTCGTTCAGGCGGTGACCGAAGCGGCGCAGCGGGGGACCAGCTACGGAGCGCCCACCGAGGGAGAGGTGCTGCTGGCCGAGAAGATCTGCGGCCTGTTTCCCTCCATCGAGAAGGTGAGGCTGGTCAACTCGGGCACCGAGGCCACCATGACCGCGTTGCGGCTCGCCCGCGCCTACACCGGCCGTTCCCTGGTGGTGAAATTCGACGGCTGCTACCACGGTCACTCCGACGGCCTGCTGGTCCAGGCGGGATCCGGTGTGCTGACTCTGGGATTGGCCGACAGCCCCGGAGTCCCCGAAGGCTATGCCCGGGAGACGCTGACCGTTCCCTTCAACGATCTCGACCGGTTGGAAGCCGCCTTCGGCGCCTATCCCGATCGGATCGCGGCCGTCATCCTGGAGCCGGTGCCCGCCAACATGGGAGTGTTGCTTCCTCATGAGGGTTTTCTCCAGGGCGTTTTGGAGCTGGGTGAGGCTCACGGCGCGGTGGTCATCTTCGATGAGGTGATCACCGGGTTCCGGCTGGCGCTGGGAGGGGCTCAGGAACGATTCTCGGTGACGGCTCCCATGACCTGCCTGGGCAAGGTGGTGGGCGGCGGGCTGCCCATCGGCGCATACGGCGGGCGCAAGGACATCATGGAAATGATGGCTCCCCAGGGCTCCGTCTACCAGGCGGGGACTCTTTCCGGGAATCCCATTGCCGTGGCGGCCGGCCTGAAGACGCTGGAGATCCTGGAACGGGACCGCCCCTACGAAGCCATGGAGGAGAGAGCGTCCGAACTGTGCCGGGGATTGAGGGAGGCGGCCGGCCGCCACTCGATCCCTCTTCAGGTCCAGCGTTGCGGCTCCATGTTCACGCCGTTTCACCGGGAGGGACCGGTCACGGGATTCGCCGAGGCCAAGACCTGCGACCTGCAACGTTTCGCCGCCTTTTTCCGCGGGATGCTGGATCGCGGCGTCTACACGGCGCCCTCCCAGTTCGAGGCCAATTTCGTCTCGGCCGCCCACTCCGATGCGGATGTCCGGAAGACACTGGAAGCCGCGGATGAGATGCTGGGTTCACTTGCGAACGGACATTTCCGAGAATCGGACCGGTCCGGATAG